The genomic region taggaataaaatatggagaatgcagttaaggcttcagagttatctattttctggattgacttttcttattaatttattttaatcatgcaagatttaattcatggcaaactatgtgtgactagaccctaattccttagacctttctagtctcctctaaaattcattaaccgccaattccttggacacttaattctaattagagggtaaagttcaattctagtttatatgccacagaaatcctaattacccaaatataagaggattatatatcacgtatcctgttaagtccagataattaaaatttaggagaaattgttttcaagctgttgttccagtaaagagcttttccaagttatacaagaactcaattagaaagagggtcatacttctgttccacccaaattcataaaataaagaacaaaaacaatccttgaaatataaatcagtgcatgaattaaaatagaaaaataataaaatcaatccatacaatagacagagctcctaaccttaacagtggaggtttaattgctcatggttcagagagaaaaataaggattctgataaaatgtattttcgCTGAGGTGGAATGGAATCCCCCCATGGAATAATTCcaatccccttttatatctaatcctaattaatttaaaatctatcttctaaaactaaaatgatatcttttcctattaaaaattaaagtttaaatcagaattaataagaatcagcgttttctgcacgtgacgcacgtcacgcgtacgcgtcagtcacgcgtacgcgtcgatggtcttcttcaggtgtcacgcgtacgcgttaggtacgcgcacgcgtcgccatggaaagcaccaaatcacgcgtacgcgtcaagtacgcgcacgcgtcgccatggaaagctccaaatcacgtgtacgcgtcaggtacgcgcacgcgtcgctcctcgctggtcatctcctttaattcttgtgctctttccatttgtgcaagcttcctctccatcctctaagcatttctgccctatatagccttcttctctttttctgcagaagctccatcaaatccaaccaaatgctacctaaaataaacagaattgcacaagactcaaagtagcatccatagtggctaaaagataattaattcttgattaaactcaacaaattgaatgcaattTCACTAgaaaaaaataggaaagatgctcacgcatcacaacgctaaacttaaattgttgcttgtcctcaagcaaccaaaattaatATAGGCTTAgagtgtgaatttgcatgagaatgagaattcgattaagctcatgtctcttcttatagtggggtttacaactacaatcttaaatagttttggcatctcactctcctctGAATCAGAAGAATGTCACTGTCACTCGGAATTAGAAtctggataatattatgaattctctggtcTTTGTAACtgaatttaacccttgaacacagcaatttttcttttctttggtgctttgcaccttgagcctagtcgtgactttaaatgttttgtctcaagctttacttgacatagaaataccacaagcacttaactggggaactctctttaagttttgatttttctttcagttactcccagacagtggtgctcaaagcctttggcatactctgctaattgcaattgatctcgactctaaatgttttatctcaaggattacttgacacaagaacaccacaagcatataactaggaaaacaactctttgagcttttaatcatgtctgacctccctagtcattgatgctaagagccttggaccttgctctttttttttctttttttttgctgtttcttttgcttcaaggattaaatttttgtttatttcagagaagtcataataattctctaaatccctgttccttgtacatcaacattctttgattcaaatttaaatatgcactgttcatgtcatgcattcagagtcacagaaaataccaccacatgtaagtgaataagactactcttcaatataaactcaatttctcatgcagtACAtcacttcctttttctttttctttttagattcaagttcagtgagcgtTATATGAGACAAATAACAGAATAAAACTAATtctaagaactgaaagtactaaagaccatgcaggcaatcaaagcaacagaaaacagaaaacaacaaaataagaacggaagagaaatagaatgaaggaaactcaaccacctcatttatgctagtggccatctcattcctccatgaagaacattcatctctttttggtgctattaaaataagcagaaaagccataagcgtagcgacaacaccaaacttaaaggtttgcttgtcctcaagcaaagaagaactgaaaacagagAGGGACATAGAGAGACATAAAAATTAGTAtgatgcaagaagaataaaaggataaaagaacaagagaaaattaggattgggggtggatgatttgaaatcaggcgctgaggggtttaatttgggcgtcgcatgcgacgcgtacgcgtggatcgcgtgAATTtcaagtgacgcatacgcgtctggcacgcatacgcgtgccctTGGTTTGTGCGAATCACGTGAAGGCAGCCgcacgcacgcacaactctctgctcACGTGGCCTGGGAATCAAAATTTtcagatgacgcgtgcgcgtcatgcacgcacacgcgtggatagcCAATTTCGGaaaagacgcgcacgcgtcagggacgcgtacgcgtgatcaagtTTGTGTCTCTAGCACACTTTCAGCCCcaaaccatcacaactctctgcccaaacactcgTTGACGCCGTTTTTCagggtcacgcgtctgcgtcagggacgcgcacgcgtgggtggccaGTTGTGCAaacgacgcgcatgcgtcagggacgcgtacgcgtgatgcggcTTATGCGTCGAGCATAGTTCCAGCTccactcctgctcaactctctgtccaattttatttttcaagcacacacatatgacgcatacgcgtcagtgacgcttgcgcgtcgtgtgctctttttttttttttgtgtcacCTGAAGTATTCggttcctgttataaaatagctgcatgttcagaaaaacagtaaaaactcaataaaaatcaaacaagtaagaaaactactacgatgaaaaataactaaggatacgaaattatcgggttgcctcccgacaagcgcttctttaccgtcactagcttgacggtcagctcctctaaggaggaggatcataggggctcagctcttcaccccttactttgaacttttttcctgtgtctccataaataagctcaatatgctccagagagaggattctgtttactgtataaattCACACTGGATtcctagtcaacaccaccttttGTTCCtagggagaaaccttcagtagggatctttttgtttctccatcccctgagcattttcttctttttgggaacctactccttggtggatgatgcattcccgacaccaaacttaggtttgatgttaggaggaattttattgattgtcaccaaaggaagtttgagctgcagattctgTGGTGCATCATCAGGGAGtttttgaaggtttggatcaatgagctcagtctgcatgcacctctcctcttcacctgctgaatgtatatctttgaagacatgaatgACCAGTTACTCATTatacactctaagcactaattcacccacttctacatcaattagagctctcctagtggctaggaatggtcttcctagaattatagaggcattctcatcctcccctgtgtcaagaatcacaaaatctgttgggaggaagaacttacccactttgaccaagatattctccactaatccgtatgcaggcttcatagatttgtctgccatctgtaatgctatctttgtggattgtgcctcttggatttgcaacttcttcatcacagacaagggcattagatttatgcttgccccTAGATCACATAggactttctcaaaggttgtgctcccaatggtgcatggaatttgaaagctccctggatctggcatcttccttggcaagttattctgaattatggcactacattccttagtcaggaccactgtctcatctccatttacaggcttcttctttgacaacaactccttcatgaacttgacatagagaggcatttgctccaaaacctcagcaaaaggaatattgatttacaactttctgaagacttccaagaattttgaaaactgcttgtccttggtctccttttaaagtctctgaggatatggcattttaggcttgtattcaggagcctttggcaatgtaggataagtttcaagagagtctgggaatgggttgtctgcacactttagagggacgtgctctacttcttccttcttctcttctggagcttctttttcaactaactctccattgaccttggtctcagagccagctactttaccacttctcaattgaataaccttgaaatcttctttttcagctggcccctcattaacttgtgctttaatacttgccacttgtccacttatcaaggtgatagccttgcattcctctcttggatttggaattgtgttactaggaaggctattagtggtcctctgatcgatttcattaacttttgtggctagtTGGCCCATCTaaatctccaaattcttgattgatgctctggttttcTGTCTAAAACTtgtcaatattgcttccaaattATTGTTCTGCTGGGGCTGAGAAGTTGCTTactgagatgactgaaactggtAGTTATTAAAATTCTTCTGTTGAAAACcactgacgtggcagaaattggcgagttaagaaattattagaagagatacgttgcaagtacagttcttaaccaaccaaaaattcgcttatcaatttagaagggttgtcacaaaatttaaattaaaatattgggagtatgaatcccaggtcgtcttccaacgagttgcagaaaggtgtgctattttattaatcagatgtctTCAAGAAAAATGGGTTGAGTTGAACAACAGGaatttaaattagagaatttatgtaattttaaatgaaaGCCTTGgttgggagtagattagttggaagccctattcttgttggagtactctcaagattaattgataattaagggttattctgtttagttatcccttactaggtaagggaaagtcaaacaagttggaaagctatttctattcacaagtcccaatccgcttacttggaaggattggtgtcagtgactagagagcaatccaacaataaactcaattacaatttttttaagcattccaacgcaaggtcttcctttcaatcaactcccatccaagttatggaactactcgctctttgtgaatgtagaattcataacatagaaaaggaaaataaagaaatacatgataaataataataaaaagaccaattagaaataaaaataatccaatagtaattctgaataaaCAAAGGACATGAAAGAGAaagagacaggtaaagaaaacaaactagaatgacgaagtcttgctgaggtaataactcttctcaatatcccaatgcaaaaagcaataataataaaatcctaagaactatgaatgtgtagagagaaaacctagaggaggagtaaaactagatctaaaactaagattGTGTGGAATGAATGTTCCCCCCCCccggtttctgcatgttccttagctctagtctgcttttctgggccgaagaTTGGGTCAaagtagggcccaaaatcgcccccagcgaattctgcagatcgcgcatgtcatgtgatcgcgtcattcatacggacgcgtcattcggcgttttgccttgccacgcgtgcgcgtcgtccacgcctccgcgtcacttgtgcagttccaatccgcgcggtcgtgtgagccatgcgtccgtgtcacttttcgctggtcatctcctcaatttattgtgttccttccatttttgcaagcttcctttccaatctccaagtcattcatgccctataaagcctgaaacacttaacacacagatcacgacatctaatggaatgaaggagaattaaaatacgtaattaaaagtctttaggaagcaaatattcaatcatgtaataattttaggaaggaagtataaatgcatgccaatcatatgaataagtgggtaaagaattgataaaaccatacaattaagcacaatataaaccataaaatagtggtttatcaacctccccacacttaaacattagcatgtcctcatgcttagttgaaggagataaaataaatgagtaggaacatgtaaaactcatgcaatgcaatacaacctatatatatgaatgcaactagatgattttttgtccacttggttaaaagtaaataagctcttcaagacaattacaaatcaaattccactaattcaattcttatacagtaacaacagataaaagtgcaagaagatagcttctgaaagtagggaacatagaatttaagcattgaaccctcactgatgatgtatgtatactctaatctctctagtgtatagggcaatcactctatccttctctaatcatgctttctaatttttgttcttctcctaaccaatcaacaatatttaatatacctatgcaaacatcatgaggtcttttcaaggttgtaatggggccaaggtaagggtaaggatacatatatggttaagtaagcttgtaaattgaatctttaattaacctaagctttaacCCACACATATGTACATTCTATATAACtcaaatttcatacctagctacccaaaatttctctttcacattccatactcatgtatcaacttttattttaattttatcatacatgcattgatctttgaattcttaacttaaccttggggtaattttgtccccttattcatttattgagaattttttttaaacataaatataaaaaataaacatagctaatcaatgcacataaatatatttattcttatagtttcacacgagtaggtacccaaattcccattatattatcatgacacattcccttattatcttttgttcccacaatttcccatacttaattgacacacacaattctatcttaagctaaccaaagattcaattgggatatataattgtttttccgcttaaggctagtaatgtggtaaaatacagaacaaatgggatttaaaggctcaaagtggctaacaaaggtaattgaaagggtaggtttgatttggataagtgagcttaaacaagtaatggcctcaatcatatgcaaacatataaatatattaaacattggacatataggatgaaacaaaatgtagattacaatcatatagaagtaaacacacaagaataaaataattatggttaaataatataaccatgcataaaggctcaaatctcacaggttgtgtgttctttagctcaaaaatcatgttccaaatacaacttcaagcaaatttcaacataaaatttttgattaaaattagtgaaattttgttctaaagatagggtcttagaagaaacttattgtcttttcaatcaagtagaacatgcatgcaactaatctattactatgcaatttatcctattctacaaaagaaaaactaactaaatatcctaatatattggtgttagggaagagaaattacctccggaagtcaggtactgaccgacctccccacacttatggatttgcaccatcctcggtgccatctgtcaggaacaaaggtaggctggtggcagtatctccacagtcgggatcgtcatggctccctgtgttggtaaaggaagtggagtccggggtgtctgagtctaggggtggaaacaggccaggccaggccaggctttaGTCTTAACAGGCCAGGCCTGTAATAGAGTATATTGGCCTTAGCCTGGCCTGTAGCCTGATATAGGCTTTTTAATGAGTATTGAGCCTGGCCTGTTGTTAAATCTGGCCTGGCCTGAAGCCTGTTAATAGGCCTGTTACAGCCACATGTTCAGGTTTGTAAATGAAAGGAAAACAGAATTTAATAACATGTAATTTGCACCTAGGATCCAAAACACAAGCAAGAGACATTACCATATTGCATTCTCCCCAATATTTGTCAAACTTTTCTTTCATTGAGGTTGCCATTTCTCTCATGAAGGAATCTCTATCTTCAATAGCATCATCAATTACTTGTTTCACTCTCCAAACTTCAGGAAGGTACAAATTTGCAGTAGGATACTCACTACCAGAAATGACATGAGTAGCAAGATTAAAAACTTTTAAAAGTTTGCAAATCTTCTCAACTTTCCTCCAATCCTCTGATGATGGTTCGTAACTATAGTggggttttctttctttttataaaCAGCAAACACAGATTTAAACTTCAAAGCCACAGATAACATGTTGTAAGTAGAATTCCATCTTATGGGACAATCAATGATGAGTTTTTTCTCCTTCAAACGCTTGTTTTCAGCAATCTCAACAAATGTTTTAAATCTTGAATCATTAAAATTGACATACTGGACACTCTCACGAACTTTATGAATAATACCTTTAATTTTACCTAGCCCATCTTGTACCAACAAATTCAGAATGTATGCACAACACCTAACATGAAACAAACTACCACCAACAGGTAATGAGTTGTTATCTGAAATAGTATCCTTAAGAGCCCTTAGACATGAATCATTATAGGAAGCATTGTCAACAGATACTGAGAAGACTTTGTTTTCAATTTCCCAAGTCTTCAAACACTTGAAAATAGCATCCGCAACATCAATGCCACGTCTAGGAGCAGGTACCTGAACAAAACTCAAAATCCTTTTTTGAAGATTCCATCCTGCATCAATAAAATGACCTGTGATAACCATATATTCAATAATTTGATGACTTGATCTCCACATGTTAGTTGTCAAACTTATCTTTCTAACACCTTGTAACAAAGCCTTCAGTTGTTTCTTTTCAGCCTCATATATTGCCAAGCAATCACTTCGAGCAGTTTTGCGAGAAATTTTATGAAATTCAGAATTGGCATATTGGAAGCCCCACATCCAAACTTCATCCTCAACAATGCTGAAAGGATGCTCATGAATCATAATTGCTGTAGCAATTATTTGTCTCATCTTCTCTTGAGAATATCTTGCACCTGGTGTCACAAAGGGATTAACACTTGAATTGGAAGGTTGAAATGGAATCAATGGTTGCTTCTTTTGTGCAGCAACATGCAATCTCCTTTGTAAGCAACTACTAGAATGCCTCCATAAATGTGAAGTACTTGCTCCTTTTCCAGCGTAAGAAAACACTGATTTGCAATACTTGCAAATAGCTTTTGTACCTTCAGAACTTTCAACTTGATCAAAATCGTCCCAAATTGGTGaagtcttcttccttttttttgtaACAATAGTTTCATTACTACCATTTTCATCAGTGACTGGTTGATTTGTAATAATTGTTGTGTGTGTTGGTGCAATGCCAGTATCTGTTGTTGCCATTGTTGGTACTGACGGATTAATTTCTTCTCCATTTAAAGAAATAGAATTTGTCAATGGATTACTTGGAGTTACAGATTCAGCCATTTCTAAAGCTTATTGTAATACCTAAACAAAAATTAACAGACAACATTAtctcatgattttttttttgctttcatCATATCAATGGCATAAAGTAAGAACCTTTTaacgaaaaaaaaagataaaattttatgTTCAGAAAAGTAGAAGTAATATCACaacacaaacaaaaaaaatcaaacttaaAAGAAGATCTTTGACagaataaaatcctaattgatgaaaaataattaacattataacaataaatataaaaataataaaataaaaaataatgacatgagaaagaagaagaagtgcttACAGTCAAaggaagagaagatgaagaggatgaTAGATTGGTAGCTGGTAGCTGGTAGGAGCGTGTAAAgtggagaagagaaaagaaaatgacCGTGTTAATGTGTATTTCTTTATTAGTGTGGAGGGAaagattttagaattattttatttgattgacTTTTGATATTCCAACATCAAAGATTAAAgatattaagaaaataaaaatacacctaTATAATTAAAGAGATAAATGGCTGAGTGGATAAAGGTATTTTTATAAGTTAGAAGACCCAAGTTCAATTCCTTCCAATAGCATTtttattagtatatatatatttgcaaGCTCAGGCCGGCCCAACAGGCTATTTCAAAAGCCTAGGCCTGGCCTTTTAAATAATATAGGCTTTTTTAATAGCCTGAGCCTGGGCCTATTTTCTatcaggccaggccaggccaggctaAATACAGGCCAGGCTACAGGCCCCTGGCAGGCCGCCTGGCCTATTTCCACCCctatctgagtccttgaattttcccatatcagctccttaaggtatgtgaatcggcgcttgttacggcgctctctcatcttagctttgtgttcctgccgatctaacttttcaagtatctgatggaacagttggtttgttgtaggtgcttgtgctGCTGATGGAGGGATGtcctcagccggttcagtaggctggctagtagtggctgctgggagtctaatatattttttgttagggacgtattgatcatcccgtggaagcatggctttggtgtccccagctctgtaggagactctggctgctgagacgagatctgagaccaagaCGGGAAAAGATAAGTTgcctgcaatttgtacgtgtcccattgcattccggatgtgtcttgctaggttcagaggctggtctgtaaggatgcaccatagtagaatggccatgtctgcagtgaaggaggattcgtAGGTGCTcgaaaagacataatgggacatgatctgtgcccatacgcgagcctccaaggtaagtgctgaagccgatattcccttaggacgggaacgatggtattcatagatccatctgctgccaggtagtgcgataaatCTGAGAACAGTgttccagtcaaattggtacatctggtgcttaagtgcggcttcttgaaatgcgtccagtccttctggagtagtgggaagatctaaagcttgttgaatggcctcttctgtaatggggacttgcttctgtcggacatagacagactgtagggttggcaggtggaaattagagtagaactcaactacccaagaaagattaacctgccgtggctgtctctggaggaaaccccattgtcttcgttcaatttgcggctcaacaaaggtagcaatattgggtgggaggataagaaggtatacGTTGTTGTAGCTCcattctgccaggatagggaacatctgctcacagtagcgattggaaaatcgcgcagtgtcctttgctgggaaggctttctctttttcatcaacctttataatcctcttaattctttttgttgagggcttgactgcagttgaagaaggttctgccactaatgctatttttgttcctctccttgctgttgatttgggagtagctttctcttttcctttcttagtggccatcctgaaagggagaaaagagaaagtatgtcaaaatgtcaagGGGTAGAGCAAGGAAGATGATGGTatgggtggtaatcaatgcacattaaagaagaatgaagttaacacatggtcatgactacatgtgaaaaaaatCATAAATGGAAATTAGccagtgcatatgatgacaattgaatgcaaggtgtttattagcatgcaggcaaaggcatgagtagcatagatcaagcgtTCAATGCCCATGTTAAATTACCACAAagttcaaactaacaacctgtttgtaataacaattatgctaaattaataaaataataaaaatagttttGTGAAAAGCgggcatttagagtagtagaataaaagagattcaaaaatagtgcacaatgccatacgggtgttttcacaaacacatagcatgcatggtgagtAAGTTATGGAAAATAATAAacggaacatgcaagcaaccctttaaaaattaacatataattgccaaacaagttcttaacaatccacaagcaaatcataaggaataataatgaccctactaaatatctaacaccaattaaaagaaaaagaaaatatggataacgaaagtaaaaagaaaagaaaagaagaaaacataagaataagaagaaaaataaaaaagtaagaagagaagaagaaaaagaaaaccttggtaatggtggtgagagagagaaagtagaaagtgaggaagaaggaagaaggaagaaataaggagggaaaagaaaaagtaggatttggggggagaaagataagatattttggcacaATAGGTTAAGTTGTGCGgcgcgcaggcgacgcggacgcgtgggtgacgcggtcgcgcgacttgtgcTTAttcggattgacgcggtcgcgtgacacagtttatgctactggcacgagggcagcctcgcgctcgcacaactctctgttcaaaatcttattttgccaaattttaggtgacgcgatcgcgtggtcgtcgcgatcgcgtgagtggccattatagggatatgacgtggacgcgtgaggcacgcattcgcgtggtaaGGGTTGTGCGTCTAGCGCTAGTCCAGCAtcactccagcataactttcggctatgcacccttttcacgtcgattttcaggtgacgtggtcgcgtggggtgatttgtgccaaaggcacgcctccagccacgctcctgcgtgactttctatttgctttcttattctttctgagccacctgcgacgcggacgcgtcattgatgcggtcgcgtcgcgtgaaatttttttttcgaaataaaaatatgcaaatgcagatgcaag from Arachis ipaensis cultivar K30076 chromosome B02, Araip1.1, whole genome shotgun sequence harbors:
- the LOC107627094 gene encoding zinc finger BED domain-containing protein RICESLEEPER 2-like, producing MAESVTPSNPLTNSISLNGEEINPSVPTMATTDTGIAPTHTTIITNQPVTDENGSNETIVTKKRKKTSPIWDDFDQVESSEGTKAICKYCKSVFSYAGKGASTSHLWRHSSSCLQRRLHVAAQKKQPLIPFQPSNSSVNPFVTPGARYSQEKMRQIIATAIMIHEHPFSIVEDEVWMWGFQYANSEFHKISRKTARSDCLAIYEAEKKQLKALLQGVRKISLTTNMWRSSHQIIEYMVITGHFIDAGWNLQKRILSFVQVPAPRRGIDVADAIFKCLKTWEIENKVFSVSVDNASYNDSCLRALKDTISDNNSLPVGGSLFHVRCCAYILNLLVQDGLGKIKGIIHKVRESVQYVNFNDSRFKTFVEIAENKRLKEKKLIIDCPIRWNSTYNMLSVALKFKSVEYPTANLYLPEVWRVKQVIDDAIEDRDSFMREMATSMKEKFDKYWGECNMVMSLACVLDPRCKLHVIKFCFPFIYKPEHVAVTGLLTGFRPGQI